CTAAGAAAGTTGAAACCCTAAGAATTGCAGAAAAGCTAAAAATTCAGTAAGTTAAACActttgtaagatttttttcatgctctGCTGGAGGTAACATAGCTCAGGGTTACAGGTAAGAAATCATGGTCAGGAAACCTTTAagttaagattttcttttcagatcaGGCAGACTGTTGTGGTTGTTGCAGTTGTTCAGGATAAACTTACGAGCTCCAAAATGCCCTGGTTTTGTCAGTCGTCTTTAGTAAGCTGTTGCTGCACTACATACATGAAAAGGGAAGTGCAAATGGCATTACCGAGTTGCCAGTTTTTCTACTTACCTGTGCTTAGCTTTCTAAGGACTTAAAGGCCTTTAAGATACACCAACAAAAGGAGAATTATGGCAACATTCAACACCTTCCTCAGAGAAGATAGAAGGCATTACATCTAAAATATCTGAACAGCTGCTTTAGAAAATGGAGGTTCAAGATAGCTGAGGAACGGATATGATTATAAGTGCGTCCTCATGTCTTGAGTAAGGGCAGTAACAACTTGTGCTGGCAGCTGAAAGAACACTGAGGCTTCATTTTGCATGTATGGGCTTTATAAGGAAGAGTTAACATACCCACCTTGCTGAAGTAGAGGTTTGTATTTGTGAATTGTGAATGGGCAGTGACACATCTCAGAGGTGTTTTATGCTGTCTGAGTGCATCAGCCCCTCCTTGGTTGTTCAGGATCCTGGGCTATTGCTCAAAAATTCACTGCTGGATAATGTATATGTTCCCAAGTATCTTCAGGCAGGGCATGCTCTGTAACTATGATGCACTGTCCTGTAGTTGTGCTGTGAAGGTTACTGGTGCACAGGGGTGAGATTTGATACTTGGGTCGGGTCTGTGAATTCCAAAGGACAGCAAAGCATTTACACAGTGAACCATAAACTGCTCTGGATAGGGGTTTGAACCATACAGCAGCAACAGTGTGCTGAAGCTGCTACCCAGAAACAGGGTTTGTTGGGATGTGGATGCTGTTGCTTAGCATTAGGAATCTTACCAGGTGCCTGTACTGTGTGGCACCAGTGTCCTGCTGTTCTGATCTCTTAACACAGTAGGAGCAAACTAGAGAAAGTGTTCAGGACTGCACTTTTTCCATCTGAAGTCCTTTTTCCATCTGCTGTTCCATAGGTCAAACTCTAATCTACTGCTTCTTTGTAGTAAGGCAAAGCATGTTCCACTGAGTTGTACTTTAAAGCTCCTGACTTTAGTAAGATAGGAAAAGTCACCTATAGCTCTGTACTATACATAAAACATAGTCAGGAAGTAAGGTAGCAGCAAGTTATTCAAGTGCAAATGAACTTGAATTTGAATTTTCAGTTGCAGTAATAATATTAGGGGCTTTATGGCTTGGTGAATGTTTGTGCTGGAGCTCCACCTATGTGTGCTACTGCATTAATACTGCCTGTCTCTGGCCtgctctttctgaagaaaattctCTCCCTAATAGTAAGCACGCGTATAAATTTTCCAGGCCATTTCAGTGTGTGAACTACTGATTGTAAGCAAGGTAATTTCCTTGTTAACGCCTTTCTTTCATTCTTGGACAACTTCAGTGTGTAGCTGAAGAAAgattttccttgaaaacagCTTGTAAGAACAAACCATTGAtttgtgtaaaataaaagaCACTCCTGTTAACACAGCCTTAGCTGGATACTAACATGGGAAATTCTTGGGGCTTTACTAAGTAGTCAAATCTTTACCAGTGTGgcaatctttttttccaggcttgcaaatacagaaaaagacagaaatgtatATCTTTACAATAGAAAGCGTGATTTCAGGGTAGAATACAGCATGCTAGAGGAACTGGAACGTAGCATGACTGtcagcaggaaaactgaaagTAAGTGGggattttatttgctttttctgtttacctctttttttttctttttttttttctgtttaataattAATCACTAGTATACAGAGGTTAGTTCAGGAGGAAGGCAGATGCTGATACAGCATGGTATTTCACCATGTGTACTGTTGCTTATAAAGAAAGACTTCCACAGTTCACTTGCATATTTCAAAAGCATAAACCTTTTGGGCCTTCCATGTTATTAGagaggaggtgggtgctggcctcttctctgaAGTAAGTAATCGTAGTATtagagaaaatggcctgaagttgcaccaggggaagtttagactGCATATTAGAAATGATTTCTTCTCTGAGATAGTAGTTAGGCATTGgtatgggctgcccagggaggtggtggaatcaccatccctggaattacttaaaaaaacatgtagatgaggcacttcaagACATACTTTAGTAGACATGGTGATACATATCGATAAgtatattttacttattttatttggggggggatgttgacagttggatgcagtgatcttcaaggtcttttccaaccacaaGAATTTTGTGATTAACTGTTTTAATCTTGAATGTACATGATATGACCCACAAAATCTTTGATAGAAAGTTGCCATTTTAGAAACTTGTCATCAATTTTATGTGTGTACTGCAAATCTAATGTAGTATAGCTGaggtaaaataaatacatacttACTGCAATATAAGTTTTACACACACTGATTTCTGCCTTTAGGTGTAATTTTAAACGGTtctatgttttcatttttcaaattcttGGATAATGAATATCCATTGTCTAAATAGTGCTGTGAGATGGTACACAGTCTGTCCTACACTATCTGTTCCATTTACAGTCTAATTAAATACTTCAGGAAAAGAAGTGACTCCCTGGTCACAGTACCTAGATTCTTTCAAAAGTAATCAAATAAATCATGCTGTACCTTCTGATACAGAAGAGCAAAAAGTAAGTTCAAGAAGGGACAGGACACCTGGGAACAACTAAAAATACACTTACCTTACAAATTTGTTTGTGCTTTAACGTGTATCTTTTAATTAAGGAAGCCTACCATATATAAGTAAGCTAAAAAAGTTCAGAAAACTTTTCAAATTAAGAAGTGAGCTTGGAAGCACGAATGGCAATACTGTTGTGAGATGATGAAGAGCAGAACAATAAGAGGTCGCAAGGCACTTCATGTGAGATGTTCAGTAGTGTTAGAGTATGATCACTTGGGGTTTGTACAAGGACTCCCAAACGTCTGATTTATTATCATCAGGTCTTTCAGCATGATCCACGTTTTTATACTTTTTGAGGTCTCAGAACGAACTGCTTTAGCTATGCTGTTCCACTTAGGTCTTGGACTCTGTTATCATTTATTGAATCAAATCTTTCAAATCTTTTAGAGTAGAAATTACAGTCCCCAGAATCCTTAGTACCTTAGATTTGTCCAGAACCTTATGCTCATCATTATTGTATTTATGGACTCACTCAAGTGATAACAAAGTAAATAAGTGGACCACATGAAAACATTGCTCATGCATTAGTTAACACAGCAAATAAATACACCTTAATAAAACATACATTCATGTATGCTTCCCATATTTTGTCTTCACTGGTGAGTATTTTGAGACCTAGATCACAGTCTCCCTCAAAATTCTAGGGGAGGTGTCATTACTTGATTAATGgtttgggaaaaaacaaacaaaacaaacctcaaaccTGATTTAATGTAGATACAACTCTCCTGTTCATCGCCTTAGAAAGAAGAGCtactaaatttaaaatttgttgATGCTGAGTGGGGAGATACATGTGCCTGTGCAGTCAGCTGTATGCTGTTACAGTCATGTTAAAATATGTAGTGTTATGGTGGTCTCTTATGGTCAAAGAGTATTTTGTCCCTGCTTAGGTGAAATCACCAGTTTATTTTTGACATTTCATTACTCTTGCTGTTTGATTAAATTTAATGCATAAAGAAACTGGAAGAAGTATCAGCagcttattttctttaacagaaGCTAAAATCCTGCAACAGCTATCAAAAATACAAACTACTGTGAAGAGACTTCAGCGACAACTAAAAGATGTGAAGCCTACACCAGAGTGTAAGTCATAATGgcagatttaaaaatgttttcctatgTAGACAGGATTCCTGCATATTTGGTCTTGTGATTCTTCTGCAGATTCCTTCTCTATTCTCTATGACTTTCCAGGAATTTGGGAAAGGAAGGATGCAGAAATGTAAGCAGTAGTGAAAGATTGTGTTCTGCGTAGAAGCAGAGAAGCTTGCTCTGTCTTaaaagtggtttgggtttgtttcttcagGCTGAAGCCAGGTATTTTCTATATCTAACTCGCTggtttatgtaaaataaaattagtggTTTACTGCTGTTTAGATATAACTCCCTTTCATCTGGTGGAAGGTCACAGAGTAGGGTCTATGTGGACTGCATTTCTGTCTGTCCACATGTCTTTAAGTGTAAGTTGAAATAATCTAtggaaaatattgaaataacTTGTTTGGTTTGAATGTTTTGAAACTTTTGGGACGTAGGAACTGAAAGAGCCAATCTTGTGTCATACTTTATTACCTCATGTGGAGCTCATGTTGAAGCCCATTTACCAGCTGAAGGCTTCCTGATGCTAGATAAAATCCATCTCATTTTGTTTATTCAGTGTCTGTTCTGTAAAAACATGGATTATCTTCTTAAGCTGTCAACAACAATACCAGTGGCGTGAAAAAATGCCATGGCATGAAAAATACAGTTCATGAAAGTTGCATTCAGTGTTTTAGATGCTGTAACTATaaggttgttttttaaagccaggTTAGTTAAGCTATGTGTTCAGTATTTGTTCGTAAAGATGTAGTGCTGGTTTAAAAGAGATTCTAAAACTTTTTTCTACTGTTACAAAATACGACAGCTGTTTTACTGTCTTTCTCCCTGTCATGACCACAGCAGGCTGACAGTACAGGATAAAACCCTACTTTGATGTTTCTTTGCCAGCTTTGTAAGAGTACTGACCTGTAGGTCAATTGCTGCAGCCTGGTATAAACCAAATTTGGAGTCACTAACTGCATGCACTTTAAAAATCTAAAGAGAAAATCTTTAGAATAAGGCTGTCTTATTCTGTGAGTAACATCAAGGCTATTCAGAGTGAGACTTGTTTGATGGAAATAAACATTTATACTGGGATTTGAATCCAGGTAGATTAATCACTGTGAGATCACACATTTTGAATAAATGAGAATGTGTATTAAGGCTGTTTGAGATAGAAATGTGTGGGATTTTGTATACTGAACTAAAAATGTGGTTGAGGTATCTTCAAGTCCCTACATGTCTGGATAGGGTCGAGTTACTGGTAAATACTTCTCAAGTGACTTCTCAAGTGATAcactcttcttttcctttttagttgTTGGCAAGCTCAAGGAAATGATGGAAGAAGTTGAAAATGCAATCAATGCTTTCAAAGAGGAACAGAGGCAAATGTATGTTTATTTGTGCTTCAGCTATGAGAGAAAGTGCTTTCATAAGACCGCAAAAACTTTTCATTAATCAAGTAAACTATTCTTTTTGTCTTACGCTTTTGTAGTGATTCCTGTGGTACGTAAATCAAAACTCAAGCTATTAACTTCAAAATCTTTATAAGAGCATTTTAGAGGCACTATTTATATAGCTGTTGCAGTGATACACCATTTGGGTTTGAAAAGGCTTTTCAAAAAAAGGCTGCAGGAGAGATTAGATTTATAGGGGTTTTGTTGCCactgctgttttggtttttatgtgGGTAGGGattgttttttcactttttctctaCTGGTGTCAGGAGGGGATTGAGTTAGTTGGCCAAGTGCCATAAATGTGTTCTTTCACTAATAGGGTAACTTAATTCTGACTCTGTGCTACTTTATTGTGGGATCATTACAACTGTGCTGTCATCTGTGTTACCATTTCAATTCTTGATCTTTGAAGAATAGCTATTGTGTGGCATTGAACAATTCCAAAATTCATCTTCAGTGAATGAACAATGactgctgaatttttttcttacatttcacTGTTCTCTTTTCAGATATGAACAGCTTTTGAAGGACGAAAAAACTGCCATTAGTGAGCTCAGTGTCTTTGAGAGAAAAGTGCAACTGTGGGCGTTAGGCAGCTCAACAAGGGAAAAAGTCTCAAAATTACCATCAGCCAGGGTCCCAGTTAATAGACCACTCAAAAATAATCTACCTGAAGAAGTAGTAGAGTTTGAAAGATTTCTTCAGGGAACAGGAGGGCGGCAGGGAGGCTGGGATGATTTTGATCACCAAAATTTTCTGAAAGTATGGACAAAACACAAAGGAAGGCAGTCGTACATGGAAGAAGCCCTTGAGTATCTCTGtggaagaacaaaagaaaatattgaacaGCATGGCAAATGGTATCAAGAATTTCTAATTttacatgaaagaaagaaagaggtaaAATAAACCCTCTAGAACATTTGCAGCTTTAAGAAAAAGTacttacttttaaaatgctcacatttcttatttttgtatttgccTCTCTGGTGGTAGTGTTAGGTGGATCTTTTATAGATGAGGGCATATTAAGAATAGCATCCTCaacttgcaaaaaaatatttgtcataaAGAATTACCAGTAAGTGTTGACTGAGCAAGTCAAAAAAGCTAGATTCTGAGTGAAATTACAGTTCTTGTCACATCTGTCCCTAAAAATGTCTGCCCCACCATACAGGCCTGCCATGGTTTTAACCTGGCAGGCTGCTAAATCCTACACAGCCACTCATGCTCCCCTCTCAGGGAGTGGGGGAGAGGATTGGTAAGATAGAGAGACATGGTCAAGATAAAAACAATCtagtaattaaataaaataataatagaatacACAAACCAGTGATTCACAGTACACCAGCTCACCTCCCACTGAGCACTGCTCAACCCATTCCTGGCTAGTGAtcctggaggaaagaaaattccAAAATGGCAATTCAGGAAGAGTTGAAAGTACTTCCTCGCCAACCCTCTCCTATGCAGCGAGCATGACACTGAATGATACAAAATGTTCCACTGGCCACTTTGTATTCGTTGTTTTGGCTGTGCTCCCTGGCTTCTTGTGCTTTGTTATCAACAACTGAACACATCAGTGTATTATCAACATTGTTCTCATACCAAATCCCACACAAAGCAAATCACTATTCTAAAAATAGCACTGAGAAGAGAAGTCTCTTCTTCTCCAAGAAGAGAATTAGCTCTGTTCCAGCTGAAACCAGAACAAGCCAATGTGCCTGTGCCATACTGATACAGAGCATTGATTCCATCAAgaatagaataaataaaatactaataaaatacacattggcattaaaaaaataataggtgCAGTTGCTtgttgaagaagaaaaagtaagatttgtttatattaaatatctttacatttaaaatagcaTATTGCAGCAACATTTACATACCCATAGTTCATATGAATGCTGAAACTTAATTTTAGCAGGCACACATTAAACGTGTCTGTGTGAGCCatagaacagaagaaaaatgctgtgagAAAGCAGACATATGTGCTTTTTTACCCCAACTTTTACCTTTAGTAGACTTTTCATTCCTGTCTGCGGTTTGTATCTTTGGAGTGCGTTTTCAATGGACTAAATCAGCAGGAACATGAACAATTTTCATTAAGaccttgtggtttttttcctgatgttcttTTGCAGTCAatcaagaaatggaaagaaaagcagcagcaagaaaaagaggGCAAGTtgaaggacaaagagaaatcagaaaaaatgctTAAGGAAGAGTGGCTACAGCGTGAAGAAGctcagaagcagaaagcagaagaaagaaaaaggcagcacGCAGCAATTGAAGcgtggaaaaaacagaaaacattagcacttgaaatggaaaaagcatCACATCTGAAacaagaagaggagaagaagaagaagcaaCAAAAAGAGCTCCAGCGCCAACGCCAGATGAAGCTGCTGTTGGAAAGGTAtagcttggagaagaaagaaaaggaggaactCGAGAAGcttgaaaaggagaagagagaggcagctgaaaaggaagaaaggaagagaagcattGCAGAAGCAATTACCAAGTTTCAAAAGCGTGTGCGTAATTACATTTATGTTGTTTATAATTTGCCTACTTCCTCCTACAGTCTGGTCTGTTGAAGGCTTTTTAAAACCCAAGCTTCATtcatttaaattgattttttaagtCACTATTTATTACTTCACTATCTAATAGTATGTTACATACAATAAACAGTATGGAACTTTTAGATGAACATGTTCCTTTTCCTCAGTATCTAAATTTTACAGGGTTATTGAAGCCCATATTTATTTCTACATACAGAAGTGTTATTGACTTTAATGTGAAAGTGTTTAAGGAAAAGCAGCTTGGGCTGTGTTGCTCTCTATGCAATAGAACACACCAGAAAATAGGAATTATTGTATGTTTGAAGGTCCTGCAGGTTTCAGTAGCTGCAAGGTCAAGACAGATCCTGTGTAAATTAAATGTGATTAGAGGTGTTATTGACAGCATTCATAATAGAGTTCATTTTTGTAAACAGAGGTTAAGCTACTAcaatcctttttttaatttttcttttttttcaggaagaactATAGGGGTAGCTACTACCAAGTGTAACTTTATGACAAAACAAtgtaaaagctaaaaaaaccccaaactgaatAGTgtgcatatttattttcatacagTTTCATTacttctgaagaaaagcttGCTTTTCCATTTATGTTATTTCAGGATGTACATAAACTGGAGCAAAGGATTCTACAAAAACATGctaaagaagcagagaaacaagaaaaagaaaaaagattggcAAAGTTAAGAGAGAAGGTAATTcaccatttctttttgttttaatctgagGTGTGTGCAGCTTAGTTGTTtataaaaacctttttccttcttgatttaaaaagcaattgttTTTATTCATATAAGAGGTtgataagagaaaaaattaaatactaacTCATATTTGTTATCTGGAGACAAAAATACACCAGCCACAGTTgttcttctgttaaaaaaacccaaaaagtcaGCGATAAGCTTACcttctaaatatatttattctggGTACAGCACAAGGGAGCTGCAGTATGAATGgtagtttgtttggttttttaaatgcttttctacCAGTAGTCAGGTAAGTGGACTGACTTCCAGTAGAGTTTTGGGAACattatctgggtttttttactcttttactGATTTTATGTTTCTGCCATTTCTTGTGGTagcacagagagaaaattatttttggcaagcctgctgtgttttggttttttcccctctgcatcTGTTCATAAGATGAAGACCTAATGGGTGTATGCGTCTGTTTATCTGTTTCACTCTGAGGTGGAGATCTGTGTCCCCAGAGACCCCTCCAGGTTGTACAGACCCACCAAGGGCTGGGAGAAACGCATAAAGGAGGCGGAACCAGCAGCTTCAGAGCCGCTTTTCCATATTCCTCATAGGTAAGGACGAGATGGATGGACACGTAGCAAAACAAATACATGCTACACATATGCTATACATGAGCTCTTTATGCTTGTTTGCCTTTAGAGCCATCCCTGCCTGGAGACAAGGGTTATAGCTGTGCCCCTGCCTTCCCCCGTTGCGGGATGAAGACGCCCATACCTAACCCGTGGAGTGGCCAGCGCACCTGGGGAGTCCTCACAAAGTTTTCTCTCACAATGTATTGTATAACCTTTGTGTTCTGTGAGTGACGAATTGGAAGCGTCATTAATCACACAGGCAGCGTCTGCGTGACATCACTCCTTTCCGCCTGCGTCACAGACGCGTTTCCGGGCCCGCCGGCGCTGCCGCAGTGCAGGGAGGGACCCCCGAGGCCCTCCCCGCGCAGGGGCGGGCGGGGGTTGGTGACGTCACAGGGGAGGtttgggaggtggggggggtGGCCCGCCGCGAATGACGAAATCCGTACGCGCCGGAAAACAGCAGTGTCAAGATGGCGGCGGCGACGCCGAGTTGGGGCGAAGGGGAGCGTCTGGAGTTTCTACGGGAGCGGCATGTGCGCTTCTTCGAGCGCTGCCTCCAGGTCCTGCCCGAGCGCTACTCGTCCCTGGAGACCAGCAGGTAGCGGCCCGGGATTCTCCGGCCACGGGTGGGCCTCCCGCCTTTCCCTCCGGGCGTCAGCGCTGCTCCCAGGCGGCGACCGCCGTCGGGGCCGCTGCCCTCGGGCTGGCAGGCAGGGGTGGGGAGGCGGAACCGGTCTTGTTGCCTTCCGCCCGGTGCTTTCACAGTCGCCCGTCCTGGGGAGGTGGCGGCGGTTCCGACTCCGCGGAGCTGTCGCCTTGAGGGGAAACCCCTCCTAGAGAGCTGCCCGCCCGGCCCCGCTTCCCGTGGTCGGGGCAGCCTGTGGCACCGCGACGTGCCGCCTCAGGGCTGGGCTCTGCCGTGGCTGAGAGGAATGAGCACCCTGTCAGTCACCCACCAACAGACGGCTTCCAAAAAATACGAGCTGGTGCAGGGCTTGCTTAAGCTCCCCGATATCAACGAGGGAAGACTCGCTCATCTCTTTAATCTATTTTCAGTCTTGTGCTTCATTCTTCTAATCCACTCTGGAATCCGATTTTAAAATAAGTGACTTAAGCCTTTTGTTGCTTGAGGTCATCCAGCAGAAGGCTTGTTTATGTAAGAAAAATTGTACAATTTAAATCTTCCTTAGCTACTGCTAGAGTGAAAATGCTGTAGAATTATGCTCCTCACTTTGAATTAGAGGGGCACTTGTCCTTGTAATGGCTTCAGGACTCATTTTTTTGGTATCGTTTAACTCTTCGGGTAAGGTATCAGTAACATCTGAGGCACAAGAGGATCACTGGTCTGATTGTCAGATTGCACTTGATAAAAACTGTGAGACAAGTAGAGGGTGTAGTATCGTGTTAAATGAGTAAAATGATCAAATACTTTTCACAGTGTAATCTGTTGCAAGTGGTGCTGGGAAGAATGCTAAATTGATTTAATCAAGTCTCCCTGCAAAATTTAGCTTTATTTCAATTGCAAGTCCAACCAGTAAGTACTTACTGTGTAAGGACTGGTTTGATCAGTGGTGAAGGATACATAAAGAGGAACACATAACTGTATTCAAAAGTTAAAGCCTCTGTTTCCACATATAAATAACTTACTGAATGTTAGTCAAGAATTCAGTGTattttggaagtattttaaattatgacaAGAGAAAGTATAAGAAATGGGctttgttcagcctagagaagggAGGATCTGGTCAATCTTCCATTATTCAGAAAGTATTCACAGAGAAAATGGAGGTGCACCCTTTATaagggagcagggagaaagGGTAGGAATGGGAATGAGTTGCTTCAGGAAAACTGGATGTAGAAAAACTGCTCTTCACCATCAGTGCAATTGGCCACAAGTAGATCATTGTCCACAGCAAGTCAGGGTTCTGGGGCATCTCATCAGAGGCCCTGTTTTCCACAGACTGTGGGGCTGGTGATCTCCAGAGGCCCATTACAGCCTACATGTTTCTGTTCAATGATTTACCTTGTCAAGCTGTCACTGTTTGCCACTGAGCTGAGACAAGAGTCTCTGGCTTACATAGGGCCTTCCCTGGTTTTGCTGGATAACGCTAATAATTGTTTAGAGAACCCTTGAGAAATAAATGCTCTGATCTTGTATGTAATAGTTGTGCAGCACTGACAAAAAACACTTTCCTGAAAATTGGAAGTGTCAGTTTGAACCTACCTTAATTTTTGGCTTATAAGCACAGTCTAAGCCTTCAGTTAGAATAAAAATTGCAGATACTTAAATTCACTGTTTCTTTGAAGTCATTAAGTTTTTACACAGGCAGaggtttttcatttcttttacacTGATTTTTAGATCAGTGTTCTGCATGTGTACATAACACATttgttaaaaatggaaaagtggGAAACTGAACCATGGGTGTGTCTGCTGCCCAAGGTAGACCATGAGGGcacaaggttttctttttatgcaaGTGGAAGATGACAGAGCTGAGCAACCCTCCATAGCTGGTACTGCTATGGAAAGTAATGCTATTACCCTTCAAATCTTACCTCCATGCCTGCATTTGTGTGGTTCTACAGTGAATTAGATGGAGAAACAATTAAGTTAGAGacttgtcaaaaaaaaaaaaaaaattaaaaataaataattcagtgaGTTGGTTTTGGTTCACTGCACTGCAACAGAACCAGCTGCATTTGTTGTCATCAGAAAGGGGTGCAGAGTATGGTATTTTCCACACAGTGCTGTTCCATTCTAATGTAAGCTCTAGTTGGTAAAATACTTGGAGTGACTACAATGATAAAGAAACTTGATCTTCTTTTCTCAGTTTACTGGCTTCTCAGATACTTCATAATTGGTTTTGTCTGTAGTTATTGCATGAAGCATCAGCAGCATGTAGTAGATATAAAGTAGTCTGGTTGATAGTGTTTCATACCTGGTCAGTCAATACTGTGAGGTTTTGCAGGAGAATGCAACTCTTCTAGTCTGAAGTCTTCCAGATCGTGGTGCTTCGTTGTGATATTTGTAGCACACTTGGCTTGGTTTCTCAAATAGGTCACAAATTCTTCCTGGGTTCTGCTGAGGAGCTAGTCTTTGCCCCTTCCTAAAGACTTAGACCTCTGAGTCTGTCATAAGAAATATCTTTACTTGCTTGTCTAGGAGGGGAGCTTAGGCAAATGATACCTGGTTTTTAAG
The DNA window shown above is from Calypte anna isolate BGI_N300 chromosome Z, bCalAnn1_v1.p, whole genome shotgun sequence and carries:
- the CCDC112 gene encoding coiled-coil domain-containing protein 112, translating into MAAVAMAVAAAAAGQHENGIQNDSCSSTAGAGQQFQNWKTKTEQAKKVETLRIAEKLKIQLANTEKDRNVYLYNRKRDFRVEYSMLEELERSMTVSRKTEKAKILQQLSKIQTTVKRLQRQLKDVKPTPEFVGKLKEMMEEVENAINAFKEEQRQIYEQLLKDEKTAISELSVFERKVQLWALGSSTREKVSKLPSARVPVNRPLKNNLPEEVVEFERFLQGTGGRQGGWDDFDHQNFLKVWTKHKGRQSYMEEALEYLCGRTKENIEQHGKWYQEFLILHERKKESIKKWKEKQQQEKEGKLKDKEKSEKMLKEEWLQREEAQKQKAEERKRQHAAIEAWKKQKTLALEMEKASHLKQEEEKKKKQQKELQRQRQMKLLLERYSLEKKEKEELEKLEKEKREAAEKEERKRSIAEAITKFQKRDVHKLEQRILQKHAKEAEKQEKEKRLAKLREKVEICVPRDPSRLYRPTKGWEKRIKEAEPAASEPLFHIPHRAIPAWRQGL